Genomic DNA from Heteronotia binoei isolate CCM8104 ecotype False Entrance Well chromosome 8, APGP_CSIRO_Hbin_v1, whole genome shotgun sequence:
ACTAACAGGGCTTCTACCCCTGGGGTAGAATGGGTAGGCTTCTCTTCAATGGGTAGTGCCTCTtcgggaagaaaggaaggcaggcgAACTGGGGTTTTGGGGGTGAAGAAGCGTCTGCGACAGAGGTGTCCGGGTGCGCTCCTGCTGGCTCCCTCAAGGGCGCTGCTGCTGCGGCGGGGTTTCGGCAAGGCCGTTGGGGCCGAGGACGATGGGCTGGAACTTCTGCTGGAAGAGCTGCTCGTTGCGGGCTGAGTggaggtggaggaaggagaggcagtGGCCCGGGAGCTGAattaggccctcagagggctcctatcaggcccccaagcaactggctgtcatctgcttccttctccctctctcttgcttctttctgcatcacagcttgctttgctagacttgctcaatcacaaaggagctacagagcaaagcctctattttggggagaggggggaggcagagcttgctgtgccaggctctctcaattgcacagtcgagctactgagccaagcttcttctcctcttattggctgaggttcctccccctcctggtcccctcgggaaggaaggaaagagccaaagcttcctttgcccagtgccatggatcccatgggagaaatacaaagaaagcacctttaagagcaaaactgttaatgttttaagttttttttaaaaaaaaattgtgtttgtccatgtcctttataaaatttatatctctgctacctaacctcaaataggtacacacatggctcggcccgacaaggtctcatttgtgtcagatctggccctcataacacatgagtttgacagccctgccttAGCAGCTCCCCAACTTTCAGGAAAATCTGTTTTGTGTCAGTGTGGCCCTTGATCAGCGATCGTTTTAGATATCCAAAGATAGGACCGCACTTGATTATTAGAATTACAAATGATTATGTTATATTATGTTTGTTCAAAAACAAGAACCGGCATTTTGAAAGGAGACACAGTTGGGAACCATTTAAGGAAAAGTCATCATCCGCTCAACCCCTTTAGTGCATACATTTCAGACTTCTTTGTTGTCAAACGTTTCCCATGTATTAAAAGATATAAAGAAGCAAACACAACAAACACTTTGAAAGCGTAATTTCATTAGCATGTATTAAGATCAATACAACTTTGCTATGAATATTGTCCTGTGGTAGGACCCCCAGATTGATAGCTCCAATAATCTATAATCAACGTGTGAGCAGAAATGCAAGCTTAATAAAGGCAGACACAAGAGGCTTGTATTAGCAATGAAAAGCAGAGCTTTCAGGAAAGAGGAACTAGCTCCTCTATGCCTTAGCTTAGCTGCAGAGAACATAGTTGCACAAGGTAACCGCAAAAGTACAAGCTGACCGCAGAAGCAGGAGTCAGAGTTGTTTACCAGAAGGGAAGGGAGCTGGAAAGCCCCTAAGAATATGTACCCAGTATTCTCCCCCTGCACCCCACATGGGAGAAACCAGATAAGACCAGAAAGGCCGGATGCCCTGACCACAGTGACCTCGAGTAACACCCAGTAACAGTACTAACAAGACCGAGTCCCCTTCCGAGTCCCCTTTCCTATGACTAAATATGGGCAGAGAACACCTACTAGGGGGGTGTCACGAGGGACAAGAGAAACGGGTATCGGGCCTAGATGGGGGCCTAGATGGGGAATGATGATGTATGTATTATATGAAAAGAGGAAGTATGTTTGaggctctgaaggcctataaaagctGTGATTTTTCTATGCTTGTTGCCCAGTCTCTCTTGAGAGTCTGGCGCCCGTGTGCAGAGGgcccgtgcacgttaaataaagaagctgtttcctGATCTTGTCTCCGGTCTCTGTGATTGCGTCAGCTgaattggtaacgtataaatagggtttttccCGCTACATAATTTGGCGagccagccaggaggggcatttaGCCCCTTCTATTAGCCCGGCCAACCAGGGCTGGTGGCAGGGGGGATCAGAGCAGcggtaaggagctcccagccCCTTTTTTGGGCTGACCGTCCCTCTGTCTACCCTGTCCCTGCCTAGGTTTCAGTCGTGGCCTAAATTAAACTAGGAGAACGGGGCAACAGGAACCAGCTTCACGCCTTGGGCATGAGGTAGCGGCAGATTTAGGCCCTTGTGCCCAACGTGATAGATTTCCTCTACGTGACATAATTTGAGATTTGTAGTGAATCCCTCCATATGAGATTGTCTTAAGTCTCGGAGGAAGGCGTGCCTGATCACCACGCAGCAGCATCCAAGGACCTGCGGAACAGGGAAGGGCGGTGTCCCTTCTGACTGCAGTATTCCAACGATTGACTGCATGTGTAAATTGGTATtagaaaaaaggggaaaagtaTATTTGAGGAAGTGGTTTGTCCGGACTGTGTGAAGTGTGTGTGTTAGTTGTCTTGTCTGTTTGAGGAAGTGGAATGGGAAATTGGGAAAGCGCCAGACCCACAAGCGAGGTAGCTCTCTTCGCCAGTATTAATTGACGTGACATTGGCCAGAGGCCAAGACCAATTTCTCACCCGCCCCTTCCGCATTTGTGTCCAAAATACTTGGCTTGTTTGAGTAACCAGGAGAAAGTCACAATCTGGGGGACGCCCCTGGTTGTATgattgcctccctgactggtctGAGTGACAGGAAAACCTGGAGCCCTCCTGGAAGGTTCCAGAAGATGGTTAGTCTTTGGGTTGATATCCCTGGCGCATTAGCCCGCCACTGGCAGCATACTTTGTGTCCCCATTATCGAGTCCAGTTGTGGACTGGGACCTGTCAGACCACTACGGCCTGGCTGATTAAGCGTAACACCAAGAAGCCCAGCAGTAGTTGGAACAACCACTGGGCACGGTGGTATTTTCTCAGGCAAGAAGCAGGAGATTGCATTCATGCCTGGGAAATCAAAAGGCGAACTGCCCGCCCCGAGACTACTCACAGAGCAGAAGACTGGGCCCGTTTGTTGGCCAAGGACCCATTAGCTCTGGGGGAGTTTCGCTTGCGAAGTTGCCAACAGTGCCTTGACAAAAACGGTCCACCCAATCCCTCATCCAACCCCCTTCCAGAACTTGCCTGGTGGATTAATGCTTTGGATCGAGGGTGGGACCCCCTTTGATACAAAGACGGTAATTGAAAACTACTTTGGTGAGTAAATGGCATAAGTCCCTAGGCCCACCTCCCAGGGGCACTGATTCTCTGTTGGTGCGTCCCAAGACACCATAGGCACAATATTGGCTTGTGGAAAGGGGAGCATGGGGAGGCAACTGTATGGTTGCTGAAGGGTCCAATTAGATGGCCGCCTGGATGCTTGAGACTAAACCAGGCACGAGGGTGCTTCCTGAGAGAATTGGGGAGGGCCCCTTATTTGCTTGGAGGATCAAAGGCCAAACGGCCACCCCTGAAAGATTAGAGGTTGAATTGCCTCTCCAGCTTGGGCCGCCACTGAGGATCTGACAAAGATAGGTCGACCCTCTTTGGAAGCCTTCCAATTGGCAAAGAGTTAGAATCAGAGTCACGTTTCAGATTGTTTAGAAGTTTATATTGCCTTGCTGTGTGAAATATATCTGCAATGTTGCGTAACTGTGGCCTCGCTGAGAGAAAAACGGGAAGTGCAGAATGTGGTTAAGTTAGTAAGACTACAAAAGGGAAGTACATGTGTTTTACTCCGGGAGATTTCTGGAGACAGCCCCAAAGATGCTATTTTATTAAGGCAGACAAGCTGTGGGTTGGCTTGTGCTGTGACTATGACTGTAATACTGATACCGTGTAGGGGAAAAGCACCTAGGAGAACTAATTATGTCCCACTTATGGGTTAGGGTGTTTGTGGTTTGGATGATTCTGTTAATGTGTTATTTTGAATGATGTATGGCTACAAGATACCCTATTCTTGAACTAGCATTTCAGTTTCAGGACAAGGCAAATTTAGTTAAGACACCCCCGGGAATTAAGTATTGAGGTATTGAGCAGTGTTTGTTGCTACCCCTGGCAGGGAGCAGGGTTTAGGCCCAATGCAAGGCTCCCAGTCTTTTGCCACCTAGACTCGTTTAGACTTCACCCTTGCCCCTTTAGTGGCTAAAAATTGAAGAATTCCAGATCTATGGGCCCTCCCTAGAGAGAAGTGCTCCAGAAGCAAGTCCtctgcctctggtcagcttaccttTCAGAGGAAGTCCCCATCAGCTATGTGGAAACCCCCCTCAGCCATCTGACGCCATCGGATGTCCTTTCCCCACTTCCGAGCCATGACCAAGCTCATAAGTGAAGTGATTTGAGCCTGGTTGTTGAAAACGGAGTATGCGTCCTGAGATCAAGGCTGCTCTGCATTTCATCACCTTCCACCTGTATAACAAGCTCCCCCGGAGACGGGTTGACCAGTTTGGAGAAGAGCTAGGACAGCTGCTACAGAAGAAATATGAGGGCCACTGGTACCCAGAGAAGCCTTTGCAGGGTTCAGGCTATCGTTGTGTGCACCTTGGGAAGGTAATAGATCCTATAGTACAACTGGCAGCCAAGAGAAGTGGACTGACTGTAGAAGATGTGCAGGCCAGTATCCCTGCAGAGTTGACTGTGTGGATTGACCCATTTGAAGTTTCCTACCAATTTGGGGGAGAAGGGCCAATCGAGACTGTGTACCTGAAGGACAGTAGGGGTTGCAGCATAGCAGACAAGAGAAGCAGAAGTGGGCTCAACCCTGAAGCCCAGGCGTTTGTCCCCACTAGAAGTCAGAATACCGTTTTGTCCAGCCCTCCACCTCCATCTTCTGACCAGTCTCTTAGTCCGACCTTTACCGCCGTGACTTTTGCAGCTACCAGGTTTGGCTCCACTAAAGTGAAGAAAAGCCACAGAAAGTTGAGTTGGGGCATTGTTCACCCAGCAAAATAAGAGGTTGGGAAGCAAGAGCTCGCCTAAGTGAGGCAGGCTGCCAGGACACTTATTTGGACAGGCTTTCACTTTTTACCTTTTTCTAAGGCGTCAACGGCCTGGGAGAATGGCGGAGAAAGTGTCACCAGCCCCTCCACCGGGAGTCGTGCAAGAACCCCAGGCTGAGGTCTGCTCTGATGGGACTCATGAGCCAGAAGAAGATGGTTCCCAGACAGCAATCCCTCGTAGGGGCCGACCCAAGAAGGCAAGGGCTCCAACCAAAAACGAGTCCAAGAAGAAGAAgcatgctgtgagagccttcagcAATTACAAAGGTACATACAACCTTGAGATTAAGGGGTGGGACCGGTTTATGATGTTCAAGAAGTTGAATGATGCCCTGGAGTTCCGAGATGCCCAGGAAAACCTCGCAACGAGAAAGGAGGCCCATGGTGAAGGCGGAGAACCTCAGGATGGACTAGAACAAGTGGGTCTCCAATCCCAGGGCCCACCAAGAAGTATGCAACCACCCCTGTTACGCGACGGGCGTGCCTGGCACCACGGAATTGGCCACCGCATGAATTTCTACCCCGATGAGTGTCCAGCCACCCCTCCCCAGGttcgggagagagggagaggaagaggccgAAGCAGAGTGCTCGACCCCCACTGGCAGATGATGAACGCACCTAGGGTCATGAGAGTAGCCACAGGATGGTATCTCGCCCCCTACAGGTGGGGTCCTGCAGCTTGGAACGAGGTCTCAGACCTAAAGACTGTAGCCGAAATTGCACCAGAGAAAGATGGCCATGAAAGCACCGAGGGCCCGGAAGAAGCATCTGGCCTGGTCCCAGAACAAGATGTGCACCCGCAGGAGCCTCTTCAGGTGAAAGAAGAGACCCCCcagaaggaagagagcccagaaggaagcctggaaGAAAATCCCAGTTGCTGAATTTCGTGTGCAGTCGCAAAGGGGGGACCCTCTGAAGTGACTTTGAAGTGATTTTGATTTATTTGAGTTTTGATGTTTGCAGCCATTCTCTTCCTTTGCTGAAGCAACAGCTCTGTGTAGGAGATTTGTTCGTCTATGAAGCAAATGTTCGAGtagcccaagaagaagaaggtaggATAATCCCTGGGAAAGTTGAGGGATCATGATGTGTCACAAGCTAGTTTTGGCCTGACACATTGCCTAGTGCCTTGTTTATACTGAAATGCTTAGCAGAAGTAAATAGGCCTAAAAGATTCAAATCCTCTAGGTTCTGTCTATGAGAAGCCTTTAGGGAAAGCGAATAAAGGAAGTGGCATATGTTATGATAGAAAATAGGCTTGCCTTGAGCTTTGTATTGTTTTGACTATGCAATTTAATCAGAGTTTTTCTAGATAGGCTTTCCAGATGCCGTTCGCCCCCGAATCTGGTTGTTTGAAGGCCAACCTCTGAGTACCACTTACCGGAAATAGTGGAGCTCACAGGCAGCCCCCTCTGGACCCTTGCCTACCGGCACGGCTGGGTTCACAGGGTTCATCCCCTCTGAGCTCCACCTACCGGCAACGGTGGAGTGCACAGGGAAGAAGATCCCGTCGTCACAGCAGAAGAACTGAAGATTATGTATTTTGAAGTATTGTTTGATGTAGGGTCTAAGTCCTCTGTTGCACCCTACGCAGGCATAGTCTTCATAGTGCTATTTACCTATGCATTGGAAGGGCATGTGCTCGGTGGCTCACTTAACACTAGCAACACCGTGAAGATATCATGGCCCATGAAGTTCTAAATTTAGGGTACCCCATCCAACCGTTGGGGCCAGCAGATCAAAAGACGGAAAAGGTCCTGGGGTACTGGAATTTTAGATGTTTTACGCTCTGTGTTCCCAGGGTGGGGAGTCTATGATTTGCAGATCTATACAAGAAACCTGTCCCGAATCTTACAAGAAGGCCTTGAGAAACAGCCTCATCTCTGTTCACACTGCAGAAAGAGGTTGATAGCATAGCTAATGTTGTGCTCCAGAACCGAAGAGTGTTAGATCGGTTACTTTCCGAACAAGGCGGGACATGTGTTTATCTGGAAGAAGTATGTTGCTTCTATGTTAATGAATCAGGTAAAATCCTCAGTGGAATTAAGACCTTACGAGGACTGGTGAAAGAAGCACAAGGAGCAGATACAGCTTTTAACTCAGGAGCTGGCTTGTTCAAATGGCTCACCAGCTGGCTCCCTGATTTTGCCTGGCTGAAAGAAGGTTTTATTGCTTTCCTTATATTCATTTTGGTGTGTATTATTGTGTATGGTTGTATTAGGTGTGTGCCCTCGATAGCTTCGCGCAAAGCTCAGAATGCCTACCCCATATATAGGACCCCACCCCGCCGAGAACCAATATATGAAGAGATGAAAGCTGTTAGATCGCAATGTATTTAGGATCAGGGAAACTGTGAAATCTCAAGTTCCCCTGAAAGGGGGGAGATGTGGTAGGACCCCCAGATTGATAGCTCCAATAATCTATAATCAACGTGTGAGCAGAAATGCAAGCTTAATAAAGGCAGACACAAGAGGCTTGTATTAGCAATGAAAAGCAGAGCTTTCAGGAAAGAGGAACTAGCTCCTCTATGCCTTAGCTTAGCTGCAGAGAACATAGTTGCACAAGGTAACCGCAAAAGTACAAGCTGACCGCAGAAGCAGGAGTCAGAGTTGTTTACCAGAAGGGAAGGGAGCTGGAAAGCCCCTAAGAATATGTACCCAGTATTCTCCCCCTGCACCCCACATGGGAGAAACCAGATAAGACCAGAAAGGCCGGATGCCCTGACCACAGTGACCTCGAGTAACACCCAGTAACAGTACTAACAAGACCGAGTCCCCTTCCGAGTCCCCTTTCCTATGACTAAATATGGGCAGAGAACACCTACTAGGGGGGTGTCACGAGGGACAAGAGAAACGGGTATCGGGCCTAGATGGGGGCCTAGATGGGGAATGATGATGTATGTATTATATGAAAAGAGGAAGTATGTTTGaggctctgaaggcctataaaagctGTGATTTTTCTATGCTTGTTGCCCAGTCTCTCTTGAGAGTCTGGCGCCCGTGTGCAGAGGgcccgtgcacgttaaataaagaagctgtttcctGATCTTGTCTCCGGTCTCTGTGATTGCGTCAGCTgaattggtaacgtataaatagggtttttccCGCTACAGTCCCTTTCCTACTGAAACCTGAAAGTGGCATTCCTAAAGTCTTAAGTTTGTGAACTGAGACACacacatgctttttaaaaatccagcccggtgaagaattctggagaactcAGAAGATTGCACATAGCTTTGAGTCGTTTTTGTCAGTCCTTATGGCAGGCTAGGCAGCCCTTATTATGGAGTCTTTATGGCTGTTGTTTTTCAATTCTCTTTactattttaattgattgattgattaaatttatatcccactcttccttgCACTTAGGGctcaattttgatttttttttttttgcgggggtgggggttgggatAGCAACAGCTACATGAAGAACAATAATTACATCTGACAGGTATGTTGGCCATCTAGAAGGGATTACATCTGACAGGTATGTTGGCCACCTAGAACACTTAGCCCATGTTCACACTAAATGGAATTACCTTTGAATGACATTTCTGTACAGTGATTCCCCaaataaccaggcctcagattcagtgggaactcacgggagcacagctcctgaacctttctgagagttccacttcctccttatgagagttccatctccttgcccattgaatagtagtgcagctgcgtaacaattcctggatgagagcttcaccacctatttttctacaaaaatgaacTCTGCTAATAACATTGTTGGCCCATTGCCTTAGGACAGACGCTTATTCTCCATAACCATGAAGAAACATTTAATTTTCTACAAGCAGTCCCACCAGTTGCTTAATTAATAATTGGAAGTATGTTAAGTCAGGTACATATGGGAAGAAAAATACTGAAATGATTGAGGTCAGCACAAGGTTTATGGATTTGTGCAGGGTTTAATATTCTACTCCTTACCTGTTTCAAGAGCATAGAAGTAAGAAAGGGCTGGGGATGGGAGTGGAATCTCATATCCAGACCTTTATCTGTTCTTCACAGGAGAAGTTTAATGGCCTGTAAAATGggtaataaaatacaatacagtAGGAGCGATGGTATACACAGTGTAGCAAATTGTATATTCGACACTAGGCAGATAATAAATCAGTTTCCATGTAGAGTTTTGCTAACCCAAGAAGTCCAGACGAAGTCCCCGAGTATTTTATTTCTCCGTTTCAATATTTATAAATCCTCAACAGTGCTATCAAGCTTCAAATCAAATTTGGATGCCAAGGAAGATTAATGCCAGCTATAGTTATTTCTATtactttcctctctttttttcgCAAATTATCTAAGCACTGTCATGGAATCAATCCAATTACCGGTTAGAAAGGAGAATTTTAATGGCCTGTAAAATAGGTACCCTTTTTTGCTTTCTGTCTGCAAAGAATGATTCCTATTTGACAGGAAGGAGAGCCACTTGGATGAGTGGAGTTGGTTAGGTGTGAGAATGTgttgtgtgttttattttttattttttttaaatcaggtttttattaacagattttcagtttacaataaagaacactgtaatctatcacctcaaataatgcagccttagtaaggatataattaacaaattaaaaaaaaactcgagaaaaagaaagagtaatccaTAACATAGAGAATCAAAGAgcaattatactgaagagcatccagtgaaaatgcattctattgactgattctactgtaggaatgtacaaatAACTGTAATATTAATGTAATATTATATTAATaaatccagttaatcaaactcaactatttagagctcacagtttttttgtaTCCAaaccagaggagagaaagtgagcccagaacatattagaaatagagcatATCACGATAAAAACGGTTTTTGgggagaatattatgtttggtgagCTATTCCGCTATTTAGAACCAGAACACAGTAAATTTTTCTTGAGTTCGTTCTGTCAGACCATCAGCACTATAAATTGAGATTTTACTTAGTAGGAAATAATCCCACAGTCAGGTTCTCCAAGCAAGTATTGAAGGCAGAGCCTTGTCTTTCCAGTGTGCAGCAACCTCCAGTCTTGCTACTGCCAGCAAGGGGGCGATCGTGTCTACAGAAATTTTGTTTGATGGTGCATTGGGACACCagcctaacagaaaagtctctgggtGAAAGGGGAGAGATTCTCCAGTGATTTCcttaatttcttttaatataaGAACCCCAAAATTACGAATTTTAGGGCAGGACCACCACAGATTTATGAAGTCACCACCTTGTCC
This window encodes:
- the LOC132575708 gene encoding protein Tob2-like, which codes for MRPEIKAALHFITFHLYNKLPRRRVDQFGEELGQLLQKKYEGHWYPEKPLQGSGYRCVHLGKVIDPIVQLAAKRSGLTVEDVQASIPAELTVWIDPFEVSYQFGGEGPIETVYLKDSRGCSIADKRSRSGLNPEAQAFVPTRSQNTVLSSPPPPSSDQSLSPTFTAVTFAATRFGSTKVKKSHRKLSWGIVHPAK